The nucleotide window GATTGCCTAATCCTGATTTTCTAGGGAAGGGCGTCACGTTGCCGCACCGCATTCGGTCACCATTCGTGGCGCTCGAATACGGCGTGTTACGTGTCGAGGATCATTGCTTATTCCTTGATCGTCAGGACGGAAGCGGTATTGAGGTGCCTGTAGGTATGGTGTCCGCCGTGCTACTGGAACCAGGCGTTTCCGTAACGCATGAGGCTGTCAAACTGGCCGCTGAACACGATGTCTTGTTGCTCTGGGTCGGGGAGGCGGGCGTGCGCGTATATTCGGCGGGTATGCCGGGAGGAAAGCATGCTCCACGGTTGATCGAGCAGGTGAGGCAACACATCAACCATAATGAGCGCATGATGGCCGCGCAGCGGTTGTACTTGCTGATGTTTGCCGAAGCGATGCCGGAAACCCGCTCCTTGGAAAAATTGCGCGGGCTGGAGGGGGTGAAGGTCAGGGAGATTTATAATCTCCTGGCTAACCAATATGGCGTTGATTGGTCTGGGAGAGAAAATGCTGACCTAGCGCTCAAGGACGCCCTTGGTATTGCGGCCAGTTGGCGGTCTGGTTTGGCGGAAGCGGTAATTCTGGCCGCTGGGTTTTCGCCGGCCATTGGGATTATTCATAGCGGCGATCCAAGGTCCCTTGCTTTCGATTTGGCCGATACAGTCAAATTCAAAACGGTTGTGCCAGCCGCGTTCCGGGTTTTTCAAGAATCGCCACTCGATACGCGAAACCGGGTGAGGCGCGTTTGCCGCGATATGTTCCGTGAGCAAAATACGGCATCTGTGCTATTCGATAATCTGTACGAAATACTTGGCGACGATGTGGTTGGTGGTAAAACTAATTAAGCCACGGCAATCATTGCGTGGTTATTGTCGCCGCTTTCTGGTCGAGCCATCAGCGAACTTATTTGTTGGCAAGGCTAATCGTGT belongs to Opitutaceae bacterium and includes:
- the cas1e gene encoding type I-E CRISPR-associated endonuclease Cas1, whose translation is MALEYGVLRVEDHCLFLDRQDGSGIEVPVGMVSAVLLEPGVSVTHEAVKLAAEHDVLLLWVGEAGVRVYSAGMPGGKHAPRLIEQVRQHINHNERMMAAQRLYLLMFAEAMPETRSLEKLRGLEGVKVREIYNLLANQYGVDWSGRENADLALKDALGIAASWRSGLAEAVILAAGFSPAIGIIHSGDPRSLAFDLADTVKFKTVVPAAFRVFQESPLDTRNRVRRVCRDMFREQNTASVLFDNLYEILGDDVVGGKTN